gacgccttatctcgtctgcagatggaccggtttcgacagcttgccccagaggcggatttgctgcccgcccaggttcctttggagctatggaggattgggaatccgaggcattcagagctatccagttagctctggcccctagtaccaggagagcctacgacagggcggtacGGTACTTTGCGGAGTTCAGGCAGGAGTCTGGTCTTCCGCAGATTTGGCCAATTCCAGTTGAGCATGCAGCCCAATTTTGTGttgctcagaaaggtaaggggcacagtGTTAAATACATTCGTAGTCAGCTTGCGGCTTTGGGTTTTGCTTCAAAGGCTCGGGGACTGGTCGACCCCACGGGGGACTTCCGCattaggaaaatgctggagggttggtccagggaggctgTTGTCACGAGGGACaccaggcagcctatttcccctagtattttacagggtttgagggccatgtggcccctggtctgcagttccccttttgaggaactgttattccatgctgcttccttgattgcattttttggagctcttagAGTCAGTGAGCTCGTTCCCCAGTCCCTTAGGGACATTTCTGGTCGTGCCATCTCCACTTCTGATGTTAAGATTCAGGGAGATCAGGTGGTGATTCGCATTAGGCGTTCTAAGACCGACCAGATGCAAAAGGGGGTAGATTTGTCAATAGGGCGATGCGCAATTCGGGATTTGTGCCCGGTGGCGGCTTTGAGAAAGTATTTGAGAGCCCGGGGTACGACGCCTGGGGCACTGTTTTGCCATGAGAATAACTCCCCGCTTAcgaagtaccagttctggactgTCACGGGTAGGGCTCTCTCGAAGTTGGGGCTagaaggggtcaaatttgggacccattcttttcgTATAGGTGCGGCTTCCACGGCCGCAGCGATGGGGTATTCAGGAGCTGAGATTCAGAAGGTGGGGCGGTGGCGCTCCTCCGCTTACAAGTCTTATGTGAGGCCCCTGGCTGGTGGGCAGTCATGCTGACgttgtttttctttcaggtgctgtggcgtgGCGCGATAGGATTCgcatcctcatatgtggccatagtatggtcttttgggcggcgcaccaagcgaagaggacgcggatcgggtcccagcttggactcagccgttgggccacagtggagtggcgaggcagaagaggcctgcgttgggcaggtttgctgccgctgttgtttgagggccggagtccccctcccccacacattctTGTTGTCCATTTGGGTGGCAACGATTTGGGTCTGATGAAGGGCGTGGCCCTGTCTTGCCAGGCACGGGATGACTTCCGTGAGATTATGAGAAGATGGCCCGGTGTTCTCATTttttggtcggcgatgcttccgcgtcgtgtgtggcgggaagcattggaccataGGGCTGTGGAACGGGCgaggcggatggccaatagagccctgttTAAAGCAATGACTGAGGGTCTTgggatctatttgccccatccgcagatacgggccgagtctgcagacctctaccgaggggatggggtACACTTATCCGACAGTGGTAATGCCATTTTCTTGAACGACCTACGACAAGGGCTGCGCCTGGCTttaagccacttgtggggcgccgaggcctaagcagaggcttggcctctgcggtggcagggtgttagttagggaagaatctgtagcgggccggtgagcacccttggcacctctccattggtggggaattggggtctgccagatgtggctggctgccgtacggcccagttgcgtggttagacgccctggtggggaacccctggacaagccagtctccccccgctgccgtacggccgggtgggggagctttacaggggtgaaccacttcgcctggccagtccgggtcccagccattgtctgatggctcgcacctggggcagcgggtgtctcgcccagacaggtcagggcggggtagggagcgaccccagggcctgacctgtaccgctagttaggcccttgtcgTAGTTAATAATTTCTGGttcttgtttattaataaagcggcccatttttataatccaaatactgtgtctgtctcttattcctaatagtggggcaataCTGCCAATCCTGCTTGGGGCTCGCCCCTCTtttaagcaggtggcagccatttgccccactgcaaggatggaggcagacagtTTCAGCCTCATCCGGGGATTCAGCCTGGGGGGCGGAGTCTCACGGCGTTTTTCTGCCtctccgcccccgtggcttcagtcttgcctcgtgctcggcccacccacctctccctatttcagtaCGGGACTAGCCGGTTGCcattcggagccaggtaggaattttttctctctcagtcCCCGATTGGCCttggggctggagttttttcgcctacctcgtactGTCTTGGGAGGGGGGTTAATTTGTTGGTGGGTCTGAGTTTACGCCACGggtggcagggtgttagttagggaagaatctgtagcgggccggtgagcacccttggcacctctccattggtggggaattggggtctgccagatgtggctggctgccgtacggcccagttgcgtggttagacgccctggtggggaacccctggacaagccagtctccccccgctgccgtacggccgggtgggggagctttacaggggtgaaccacttcgcctggccagtccgggtcccagccattgtctgatggctcgcacctggggcagcgggtgtctcgcccagacaggtcagggcggggtagggagcgaccccagggcctgacctgtaccgctagttaggcccttgtcgTAGTTAATAATTTCTGGttcttgtttattaataaagcggcccatttttataatccaaatactgtgtctgtctcttattcctaatagtggggcaaatatttatatcccacttttccagTATAGATTCAGAGTGACTGACAAGCCACAGCTtagttttagtgcttttaactTGATAAAGGTCTCCAGTTCTCACCTTCTCCAATGAAAGGCTTTGTGGTGGCAGGGCAGAAAGCAAACCCTTGTTGAAGCCCCAGGGAGCTGCCACCAAGTCAGACTGGACAATACTGAGCCAGTTTGGCCAATGTTCCAACTCCCCTATATTCAGTGAAGAGCATTAAACCAACACTGACGTCAATATTATATTATTGCCACCCCTACCCTCCTGAGAGCCATTTGAATCTTTTGCCTTGGGCACCAAAATGCCTTGAGCAATCTCTAAGCCTGATCTTATCCTGATTTGCTCAGAAGCAAGCCCCGATAATCAGTGATATCATGAGAAAGGCTATAGGTGTACCTACTCTGGATAGGCACCTTAGATCGAGGATGCCCAACATAGGGCCaggctagaagtgacaaattacacttgaatggcaagtgaacagactcacatgtattcctccctgttcacttgcattccacgtGATCGAGTaaagtgcaagtggagtgcaagtgaacggggaggaatacatgtgagtctgttctcttgccattcaagtgtaatttgttacTTCTAGCTTAGCCCATagtacccatgggcaccatggcacctgctgacatCTTTCCTGGAACCCACCAAgtattttcagaaagtgggtggggctttgcCCAGAAGGGATTcttattggccattggagatctgattggctgtgcagatctctaaaaaagttgctttggcagcagctgtcaccACATCACAAACATCTTCAccatgtgactgaaggtaagttgcatataaacaagaaaatatttttgaacaaTATGTTCAATTAAAAaggtatcctgttaaacagaatctctgcctgaaatgttgaagtgtTACTattagttatgcataacctcattctctgacattttgtggttagctccgcctcctgtggcaaccattttgtggttagctccccctcccatggcagccattttgtggttgcacccactgtcctgtatcagaattccaaagttcCATGCAGGCTCAAAAAAGGTTCAGGACCCTTGCCCTAGATCATGATGAAAACACTGTTGAAAAGAAAACATTATATCATTTCTCAGGAAAATATGTCTTCATGATCTCTGAAAGGCATCTCTGACAAGGAAATAAATTTCATTTCAAtattaggagaaacttcctaatGGTAAGACCTGTCAAACAGTGGAACAGAGTGCCCCAGGCATCTGCACATACTCCTTCACTGGAGggggttttaaagcagaggctgcaGGGCCAACTTTCAGAGATGCTGTAGCTGAGTATTCCTACATAGGACTTCCAAAGCACCTTTCCAATTCTATAATTATATTTTCAAGATGGTTGATGAAAACCAGATACCAGTCCCCTTAGAAGCTTAGTGGTGGCAGCTGACCAGGCAGGGAGACTTTGCACTCTCCTTGCGTCTGCAGCCCAACCACACAGGAAAGCTCTTTCAACCACCAAGTGCCAGCAAGTGTTTTGCATATCAATCTCTGAACAAAGAGGAACCTGGAACTTTGGCTGTAGCACCCTAAACAGTACATACCCATTCTCAACTCAGCCCTGGAAGAACCCTGACaaatcagaccaaaggcccagcatcctgtttcccacaggagACAGCAAATGCCTTCTGAAAGCTCCCAAGGACTTGATGGCTTCTCCTATCCCATCAACCAGTattcagagagagagactgcttctgGACATATAGCATGGCCAAAGGGCATTGATGGACTTCGTGAATCTGTATAATCACCTCTTAAAGATGTCCAACATAGTGGCCATTGCAtgttgtggcagtgagttcctcaTTCATTATGCCCTGCATGAAGGAGTACTTCCTTTTGCTGCCCTGAATCTACTACCTTGCTTTTATAGGGAGATCCCCTATCCTAGTATTTTTCTCCTAGAAGTGGATGGAGAACTGGAAGCCACTCCCCACACATACGAAAACAACTAGTTACGGCACTTCTGCTGTGTTCAATGGAGCTTTGCGTCTAGTAATTGTTTGCAGAATTACAGCCTCGCACTATGTTTAAAATTCTGCTCCTCTCTCTTAGCCAATTGCTTGCCAACCCAATCATCTCCCAACTGTGTGCTGCAAGAGAAGCCACCAAACTTGTATCATGGAAAAGGAATGAATGCACGAAAAGCATTGGTAAAGCAAAGGACACACCCTCTGGGTATTCTCCATTCCTTATCAGCCTCCTGTGGGGATGGGCAATTTGGATGGATCTTTGCACCAAATGAACTATTCGTGCTTACTGCAGGGAACAGCCAAATTACCTGCCCCAAGAAGAGACTTTTGGATGTGTCTCTTCAGGAATCACTGCTTGGGGCTTGCCTCATTCCTCTCAGAAAGGGTGACCAGCAAAGTGGCTCACACAGAAACATGACAGAGGTGGAGAGGGTCCTTCTGGCAAAAGACTCTTACACATCTCGGGGGTGCAAAACTTAAGGCTGCCTCAGAGTGGAAAATAAGTGAGCCTCTGCTATCCAAAGTTTGGGAATCGCAGTCCTTGGCCCCATGCAAACACCACCAACGTACACGCCCCATCCCAGCCAATTGAAGCTGGAGGCCAGGTGGTAAGAGTCCATTAGCAGCCTCATTGACAGGCTACATTCTTATGGAAGTGAAGTTAGGTGAACTGagcaaaaggaggaaaaaaaatggattttggaAGCTGCAGTAGAAAGGACCAGGGTTTTGCTAAGTTGGGCACTGCCTTGGCAGTAGGGATACCAAATCTGTGCTGTACAATGGGAAAGGAGGCCCTTGTGGCATCTTCCACATTTCTCTCCCCCTAGGCCCAGGAACCATCGCTGCCCCCCCCTCACACCCACACTGTGTGATGCACCACTGAATCCACCCTAAGCAGATATCACTGTATCAGGTCTTGTTCTCTTATCTTCATGGACTATTTTCTATATGCATCTTCAATCTAATTGCAGGATTTCAGAGTGCTCCTCCTGGATCAGCACGCTAACTCCCACTCACCTAGGGTTAAGGCCTTCTCACAGGCCTTCTCATCTTTTTGTacatatgaacctgccttatactgagtcaggccactgATCTATCAGTGCCAGTACTGTCTACTCCCTCTGTCAGAGGCTCCCCAAGgactcaggtggaggtctttctcatcacctattacctactccttttaactggagatatcagggactgagcctgagaccttctgcatgcaaaacagatgcccCATCACTGAGCCACACCCTAACATATGAGGCCACGCTCTGCTCCTGCAACACTGAGCGGGCACCTTGGGGACTAGTCAATTTTCCAATGCCAGGAGCATTTGCTGTCCCTCTAAGGTATAAAAAAATCAAAACGGAATTGGGTCCAGTGTTACCACAGATAAAAATCTCCATTTATATGAGCTTTGTTCCCTAgtgggttattttttttttagcacaatATAGTTTTAAGTCATTTGCATACCATACCAGATACAAATATGAGTCAAAGTCTcagagtttaaaaaaatattacacGGTCCTGACAGTGGCATCTCGCCACTTTTCCAAATAGAATGGGACAGTCAGAAAGCTGAAATGCAGCACAGCTGCAGTTCAAAAGTTACTGTGTGCCTTGACCAAGATTGTGTGAGAAACAGGctctcctgaggtgcctgccaggtGGCTACAGCTTGGTGTTCCGGTGGTAGGAGGGTATGTGGGGAGAAGCATATGCTGGCTGACTGTGCCATGTTGAAACTGGATACAGCCTGTGGCGTAGCGTGCCATCGTAAGATGTGGGATAGTGGACGAGGCTCGTCCCCAGCGGCTGGCAGAGGTCTGAGGGCTGGACAGAAGCAGTTAATAATGGAGTTGGAAAAGCAGGGATTATGAATGGGCTGACTGACAAGGAGGGGATCAGCGAGGGCAACTGCCCCTTTAAATGATCCCCTGTGCTGCTAAAGTTCACAGGTAGCCTCAACATTGTCCCTTTATACATGTCCTGAAGCTGAGGTGAAGGGGCCGCTGGGAAACCCGGACTTGACATGCCCCCCTTGGGCTTAGAGACCCCCTGCTGGCTGCCAGGGGAAGTGCCGCGCTCCAGACCACTGTTGGATTCCACTTCCTTGACAAAAGGGGAGACGACCTTCAGCTTCTTCCCATGAAGAAAGCTTTCCTCTTCCAAACTCCTTTTGTTCCTCTGAGCAGAGCTGCCTGTTTGGTTTGGAGAAACAGGCTGACCTCCATTCTTAGGCGCCTGAGGACTGACCTTAACCAGGTTGACTACAGGAGGAACCCAAGAGGCCTTGACATTCGGAAAGGGAGAGGAGCCTCTCTTACTATTGGGGCTGCTCATCTGAAAGCCCAAGTGTTGCTGGCTGTCGCCTCTCCAGGAAGGAGGCGGCTGACTTGGTTTCCTGCGGAGATCTTCTGGCTGGTCCTCTgtgtcctcctgtcctttctgaGACACATTGCCCGATGGCAAATCTTTCCCAGGCTGCTGATAGGCAGAGGAAGACTCTGGGAAATCCTTGAAGCTAGGGTAGTATTCTACTGGTCCTCGGAGTGGATGACAACTTACAGGTTTCAAGACATCACTTCGATATGTGTGGAAATACCCAGTAAAGACAGGAGGACCAGGCGAGGGATGGAGCCCAGAATCTTCTGCTTTCTGAGGAACCTGGCTGTCCTTAAGGCTTGGAGATGCCTTCAATGCACCTTCACTTGCTTTTGAGATGTGAGGAGAATCAGCAGGGCCACTAGAACCATCCACTTCCAGCACAGGGTTCTGCACTTCTTTGTGATGGTGGCTGATTGACAGATTCTTAGGGCTGGCCTCTGGGTCTGAGCCAAGGACCTCTCTGCTTCTGGACTTCTTATACTCTGGGCAGTGGCTGAGGTGCTTCTCATGACAGTACAAGGATTCGGCTTTGCTTACTTGTGCCAACAGTTTCTTCTTGGCCAAGGGTGACATGATGCCATGGTTCCCTTTGAAGTAGAAGCTGGAGAAGACCCGCTTGTAGGCCTCAGAGCAGCAGCTGACCCTGCAGTTGCCATGGCAGCTCTCAGGGGGTTGGACCTCAGAGGGCTCCCTACCATTGGGCAGGGGGAGAAACCCCTCAGGTTGTTCTGCAGGCTGCTTCTGCTCAACTCCATTGGTAGATCTGGGGGCAGAAACAACATCCGCCTTCAGCTTCTCTGGCAGAACCTGCAACCAAAGAGAATTTGCCCTGTGAATGGAGGATCTGGAAACAATCTCTCTTGAACTTGGTGGAACACAGAAAGATAACAGGGTTCAACTTAGGGCATCTAAATGCAGGACCAATCTATTCttaaaaatgcactaaattaATCTAATTCTATGCCAAGAAAACTGAACTTCTGCAGCCCCTATCATTATGCAAATTCTTTGCATAAATGATCTTCTTATGTTTGTGATGGTCTGGGGGAGAAGCCACATGTTAGGTGGGACCTGAAACACTGCCTCCTGACCCATGGAAATGTTCTTCATACTCAGATTTCAGCAGGCATTGCCCACTCAATCAAGAGCCATAAGGTCTAGAATCTTGCTTTTAAAAGAGGTGGGTGACTCTACTTCtcagaaagcacagctctgtacCCAACACAGCATTCTGCAGAATGCATAAAGTTCTGACTAACTTTTCTCCAGCTTCTCCAGCTTCTAATCAATCTTATGCAAGCGGCCCCTTTGGATCTCGTGCTGCTcatatttctccatctctttgcTTGGATCCTCACAAGCCAATCATTCACCCAAAAAGTAGGGAAACAATATTCAAAGATGGATGAGGCCAGTAATGTCACTGCCATCAGCTGCCACCACAAACTGCACAGAATGTGTGACAGCTCCAAGGCTGCAGGTCTCGGGATGGGGCTGGCTTTCCTAGCAGGCTATGTAATAATGCCTGAGGTTTGTACAGTTGAATTTCCAAACATGTGGGTGAGTACTGCCTTACCTGGTCCCTACTTTTCTCCTTTTTGGATCGCTTTTTCTCCACAGTGCCATTCCCTTTGTCCCCCTTTGGCTCCTTTGAAACCTTATACTGTTTCCGGGGCTTCACGGGGGGCAAAGGTTTGTCATCTTCCCCTTTCAGATGCCGCACATATGGGAGGACCAGCCTGCAAAGAAGATGCAAAAGCCTTGAGATAAAAGCCAGAGAACAGCCATCCACCCTCACTAACTGTGGCACCAGGATGCCCCCGACACTAATTACGGGCTTGCTTCCTGAAAAAAATGACACACGCAGAATTGCACACAGAATCTGGCCTTCTGCTGCAGAATTTGCACTAGGGTTAATTCCAGGTTTTGGGGCGGGGGAGCTACACTCACTAcaaggctccccttcttgccctccaccCAGATGCCCCCACCTAGCTGTGcgtccttccttttcccacttgcaaactctcccaccacctgcatcACAGCTGCTCACACTGACTGCACACCCTTTCCCcagtggtgctgggtggtgggtgcaactagAAGCTCCCCTGCCAGGGCCACCTTGAATACAGATGCTTCTCCAGCAGCGCTAGCCAGCATATTCAAcggggagcagaggtgacagaaCAGTGGAAGGGCGTGAGTGCAGACATCAGAGGAGATGCaggagtagggagtcagcagcagtgggccccaccagaagccagaGGCCCCGGCATCTGCCCCACCTCACTATGTGCTGTCACCAGCCATGATTTGCACTCCTTAGAACTTCCACAGTCATCTTTAAAGAAGTCCCCTGTCCTTGTGCTTATGAAAGAGGAGGGACTTTGGCTCAATAGCACACTTTGCatgcaggaagtcccaggttcaacccccagcatctctTGTTCAAAGGATTAGGTGACGGTtcctatgaaagacctccaccggTGACCCTGCTGAGCCGCTGCGGTTTCTAACTTTAGCCATGAAAGGAAGGGATTGGAGTGtgcaagccagtgtggtgtagtgattagagggttggactaggatctgggagacccaggttcaaatccccactctgccagggaagcttgctgggtgtccttgggcccaGTCATCTCTCACAACTTCACCTGCTGTGATGATAAAAATGGAAAGGGGAGAGAATGATGTTGAAAGCTGCTTCAGgaccccgctggggagaaaaatggggcatAAATAgttcaaataaatgaataaagacaGAGATTTGCTTGTGTGATGCCAAATCATGGACTGGCACTACACATAAACCAAATGACTGTCTTTCCCATCAAAGCAACGTATGGCGCCTCTTGGGCCATTCCCTTCCTTGCCAGGGCTGGCGTAAGACAGGACAGAGTCCGATACCTCTCATAGTGTCTCCGAGTGCAAGTGGCAGCGCTGGTGCTCCCAGGGCTGCCCCCCAACATGTCATACACATTCTTCCAAAGGCGTCTTCCAGTGACCTGTAACGAGGTTGGGAGTGACCAGGATGAGAAGTGGAATTGTATAGAAAAACAAGACAATATTTCTAAAAATTCAATAGGACTACACTAATAACAGAATAGTTTAGGAAGGTGCTTTATAAAGGCAAAaggactgtggattataccactgGATATAGGACGCACTGTCATTTTGCAGCATCTATTACTCTGTTACCGCTTCATTGTTTTCTACTGATATAATACCAATTTTTTCTTCATTACATTCACTCTCTGTACCATGCCTAATATGCTATGGTCATTCTGATTTCAGTAATTGTAATCCTAGTACTTTGCTCATTTGATGTCTCCTTTTATTGTTATTGACCTATGCTGTGTTAATCAGGTATTTCTTTGTATTTGTTACAAACTTAAAGCAGATTACTCAGCGTGAATCTCAGTGGCAAAGTTTCAGATGacctgtggtagaagagcaagattcaagtccagtagcactttcacAACCAACAAgagaagatgctactggacttgaataagtgcagaagaaaagcaggctataaaaccagtaaataaacaaacaaactttcaCAAATGCAGATTCCGGAAGGAGAGATACACGCACTTTCAAAACTCATCATTTCTTTTGTGACCACAAATTAGCACTGAGCATTCCTCACCTATCTGCCCTTCACTGACTGTGGCCTGGACTAGACATGTAGCAGAATGAGGTGATCAAGAGAAAGGGGGCTGAGGGGACAGACTGGGCTAAACCATGTCATAATGCAGGAGGAGGGATTACATTTTCAAAGTAGATTAATAATTTCCTCTAAGTGGGAAACTAGAACAAAAAGTTAGATAGAAACTTTCTTCCTGATCCAGCATATTAAAAATTAGCACAAGTTTTTGCATGAGGAGCTATTAACCACAGGGATACACATAGTCTGAAGTGATACGGCCAATTCTATCATCTTGGAATCCCACACCTCATACTGCTGTTTGTGttgacaaagcagaatcaaacattgttacagaatttggactaggatcatgaaatgaagcaggagaatgACTCATATAATTTTGTGAAACCAACAACCTGTCACTGCTAACATGTGCTTTAGGCAACCAAAAAAGTTGactgtatacatggaaatcactgggtggccaatacaggaactaaacagattacataactggaagcagaagatgcTCTCTGcgaaaacaagaccaggagctgattgtgatacagatcatcatgagttgctaatatcaaaaattagaataaagctgaagaaaaacactaaaagaatcatagtgccgaaatataatctaaataacattcctgaagaatgtaAAGATCCTGTAAAgaatagatttgcaatactaagtttaatttagcgtgaaccagaagaactttgggctgaaaccagagatattgtCAAGGAAGAATGTACACaaactattcctgtagccaaaagaaaggaaaagcctaAATGGacgactgaggaaactcttaaaattgctaaagacatatgagaagcaaaagcagagTCAGAATTCTGCTTGATCACACAGAGTCataattctaaatgcagcttttcagcgacttgcactcagagacaaagaaatctattataataaccagtgcaaagaaatagaagacaacaacaaaaaaggaagaacaagagatctgttccacaagatctgggaaatcaaagggaaattcaaaccacggCTCAGGACGCTGGAAGATCAATATGGAAAtatagtatctgatcaggacaaaataaagaaaagatggagacaatacactgaagaaatatacagaagagatggaaggatgacagctACTTTCagagaagaatcttttgacaaagaaccagaaATTTTAGTAAGTAAAAACAgcactcaaagcaactgggagaaacaaagtacctggagtagatggaatgccaatagagctatttcaagaaatggagtccatcaaaatcttaacaaatatggaaaacaaaacaatggcccacagactg
Above is a genomic segment from Eublepharis macularius isolate TG4126 chromosome 14, MPM_Emac_v1.0, whole genome shotgun sequence containing:
- the ARID5A gene encoding AT-rich interactive domain-containing protein 5A gives rise to the protein MAPSLKGKRKKKFVPMAACESKAPEKEVTAGPGVEESRSAPEKLDQEEAPAMKPGDISKVERKSLAEDSEDDQVLNDEREEEQTFLVNLYKFMKERHTPIERVPHLGFKQINLFKIYKVVEKLGAYELVTGRRLWKNVYDMLGGSPGSTSAATCTRRHYERLVLPYVRHLKGEDDKPLPPVKPRKQYKVSKEPKGDKGNGTVEKKRSKKEKSRDQVLPEKLKADVVSAPRSTNGVEQKQPAEQPEGFLPLPNGREPSEVQPPESCHGNCRVSCCSEAYKRVFSSFYFKGNHGIMSPLAKKKLLAQVSKAESLYCHEKHLSHCPEYKKSRSREVLGSDPEASPKNLSISHHHKEVQNPVLEVDGSSGPADSPHISKASEGALKASPSLKDSQVPQKAEDSGLHPSPGPPVFTGYFHTYRSDVLKPVSCHPLRGPVEYYPSFKDFPESSSAYQQPGKDLPSGNVSQKGQEDTEDQPEDLRRKPSQPPPSWRGDSQQHLGFQMSSPNSKRGSSPFPNVKASWVPPVVNLVKVSPQAPKNGGQPVSPNQTGSSAQRNKRSLEEESFLHGKKLKVVSPFVKEVESNSGLERGTSPGSQQGVSKPKGGMSSPGFPAAPSPQLQDMYKGTMLRLPVNFSSTGDHLKGQLPSLIPSLSVSPFIIPAFPTPLLTASVQPSDLCQPLGTSLVHYPTSYDGTLRHRLYPVSTWHSQPAYASPHIPSYHRNTKL